A region from the Pelobates fuscus isolate aPelFus1 chromosome 3, aPelFus1.pri, whole genome shotgun sequence genome encodes:
- the LSM11 gene encoding U7 snRNA-associated Sm-like protein LSm11 yields the protein MESDAATQNLEARAVQAEAGDQRDLMAEDEEDIAACRLDVSSESFDPLLALYTPHTPLPFPNVRCFNNLAEYESFLRGGGRGRARGQGTKKASRKGKQAPDPGRIERLKKLMLPEEEGATPPKPRRKKTPKNVLTRMPLHVGSPLGELNRCIQDRIRIKVHIRTFKGLRGVCSGFIIAFDKFWNMAMVDVDETYRKPVLGKAFYNEPQLTLNKLFEGLKLQESGLQSTGSGEDTSKKQLFPQTHPTDGKSKESRKLSSKPETSSYSADSASWTPEEDKKENTGKKQQTRHRKKKVDYQQVFTRHIKQVFIRGENILLINIGD from the exons ATGGAGTCTGATGCTGCTACACAGAACCTGGAAGCGCGGGCAGTGCAGGCCGAAGCCGGGGACCAGCGTGATCTCATGGCCGAGGATGAAGAGGACATTGCTGCATGCAGACTGGATGTCAGCTCGGAGTCCTTTGACCCGCTCCTGGCTTTGTACACCCCGCACACCCCGCTGCCATTCCCCAATGTGCGCTGCTTCAACAACCTGGCGGAGTATGAGAGCTTCCTGCGgggagggggccgggggagagcCCGGGGACAGGGCACCAAGAAGGCAAGCCGCAAGGGCAAGCAGGCCCCCGACCCTGGGCGGATAGAAAGGCTCAAAAAGCTGATGCTGCCGGAGGAGGAAGGAGCTACCCCACCCAAACCCAGGAGGAAAAAGACCCCCAAAAATGTGCTGACCCGCATGCCAT TGCATGTGGGTAGTCCCTTGGGAGAGCTGAATCGTTGTATCCAAGACAGAATCCGAATTAAAGTCCATATTCGAACATTCAAGGGTCTTCGTGGTGTTTGCTCTGGGTTCATTATCGCCTTTGACAAATTTTGGAATATG GCAATGGTAGATGTGGATGAAACCTACAGAAAGCCAGTTCTGGGAAAGGCATTCTACAATGAGCCTCAACTGACTTTAAACAAG TTGTTTGAAGGGTTGAAACTCCAGGAATCAGGCTTACAATCTACAGGATCTGGAGAGGATACATCAAAGAAACAGCTTTTTCCCCAAACTCACCCTACAGATGGAAAAAGTAAAGAAAGCCGCAAGTTATCATCCAAACCAGAGACTTCTTCGTATTCAGCTGACAGTGCCAGTTGGACACCAGAAGAAGATAAAAAGGAGAATACTGGGAAGAAACAGCAGACTAGACATCGGAAGAAGAAGGTGGATTATCAGCAGGTGTTCACGCGGCACATAAAGCAAGTTTTTATTAGAGGAGAAAATATATTACTAATCAATATTGGTGACTAA